CATTTCCAGTACACCTTCCTCAGCCAGTTGCGCAAGCACCTCCTGCTTCTTTCGGGCCCTTTCTCCTAATGTATAATTAGCATCTATATCTTTGATGTTGAGGCTCATGCCATAAACCTCATGAAAGGCTACTTCTACCTGACACAAGACGCTCATTCCAGCCTTAAGGCTTTCACCAGTAATTGCCTCAAACCAACCGCTGATTTTGCGATAGGCATAACTCCAGATTGTCGCTCTGTTTTTGGCTAAGAGATACTGATTGTCTTTTTCAACCAGCTCCAGATAGCAATGCCCTTTCTGGGTCAGCCGCATTTCTCCTATCTCTGCTACTATCCAGTAAGTGGGCTCTAATTGAGTGGCTAATGCTTCTTTTACAATTTTGTTCAGTTCCAGTAAGGAAAGGTGGCTCATCTATTCTTGATAATTAGGCTAGCTTCTACTATAAACTTTACTTAGATCTGGGCTTCCAGGGTATTTCTTCTACGCCTAACTCCTGACCAATATAGCGAGCCAGCACAAATAGATAATCAGAAAGGCGATTAAGGTATTTGATAATTGCAGGATCAATCTGCTCCTGCGTTTGTAAGCTAACAACAGCTCTTTCTGCTCTACGACAAACTGCCCTTGCCAAATGACATTGGGAAACATCCGGATGTCCACCAGGCAAGATAAAGTTTTTCATGGCAGGTAATTTAGCATCCATTTCATCAATTTGTTGCTCCAGCTGGAGCACATCACTTTCCTGAAGTTCTGGCAAATAAGATGGTTTATTATTGACATCCGCAGCCAGGAGTGAACCTATTACAAATAAGTTCTCCTGTATATGCTGGAATATATTTTGACGCTTTTGGTTAGAAGGCATATCACGTAGTATTCCAATAAATGAGTTAAGCTCATCTACTGTACCATACGCTTCCACCTTATCATGTGATTTGGGAACACGTTGCCCACCGATCAGGGAGGTATCCCCCTGATCACCACTTTTAGTGTAAATCTTCATAGCACAAAATTGTTACAAATTAGCCAGAAGATAAAACTTAATACTTTAAAAGGCAGGAGCGTAAACCGCTTTTAAGGAATCGTATCTTTTCAGATACTGCTGGAAGTACTTTTCTGACACCAGAGGCTTTAAATCTTCTAAGCCACTTTCTGCATAGCTTTCCATTCCGGAGGCCAGACTTATTTCTACATAGGCCTGCTGAAGTTCAGCTGAATAAGGGTTGGTTTCTAAAGCTTCCAGCAATAGATTGTACTTATCTAGCGGGTCTTCTACCTCCATCTGATTCAGAGCAAACAAATAGCCTTTAACAAATAGCGGATTACCGCTGAGTTTTTGAATATATGCGTTTAGCTGTTCTTCATTATTTTCGCTTAGTGCTTCCTTGGCAGCATAGTACCAGCTTAACTGCTTATGCCAACGACTTATTGTAGTTCTTTGATCCTGAGAAGCATATATTTTAGCCCACTCTCCTTGTTCTTCCCAGACAAAAGCCTGTAGCCAGGGCATATAAATTTTTGCAGTAGATGACAAAGTTGGATTTTCATCCAGAAGAAGCTGTATCTGACTCAAAAGACTAGCTTTTAGATGGCTTTCATACTTTAACCATAAATCATGTAGTACCAGAGCTCTGTAATTAGGGTCCTCAAAACTCTGAATCAGCTTTTGAAAATCATTTTCATCAAGTTCATTAAACCTAAATCGCAGCAGATGATACTTGTAAGCATCACTTTTTTCTTCTACTGAGAAATTCTTGGTATTGATTACCTCTTTAAGAATATTCAATACAGGATTAGGTTCAGCAATTCTTTCATCCACTTCTCTCAAAAGTGAATCCCAGACCGCATTAGCTTCTTCGCGAAACATATCTCCAGTTGCAATGGCTTCAGTATAGCTTATCCCTTTTCTAAAAATGGCATCCTCAAAACGAGAACGTTCAGCCTTTTGAAAATACGATGCAGCCACCTGCGGTGCATATTGCTCCAGTGCCCAGATTCCCAGCATATTATTGTAATAGCCTCTTTGAAATGGGTTTAAGGCCTGCAACTGATCTAAAATGCGCATAGCTGCATCTACCTGATTCTGTTGATAGAGAACGTAGGCTTTAATCAATAACAAAGGTTCATAGTAGTTTCCATTAGCAAATACCTCAGGAAAATTGGACAATTGCTTAAGCTGGCTACTGTCCAATGACTCGGGGCGGCTATAAGCGTAGTTATATACATACGCAAATTCAAAGCTGTTTAATGTAGTATCCTGTGTATCTATCCAGGGAAAATCGTTTTGTTGGAATGGCTCCTGTGAACTGACATATTTATTTGCCAGCAAAAAAGTGTTAACCAGTCCGGGTAAATATGTTTTGTCAGTCAGAACCTCATCAAAAAGCGAGTCCAGACTAAAGCTTAGCAGATTATCATTTTTACCTATCAGAGCCAAGGTGTTGGTTTCTGCTGCCTGTTGAGTAGCCGCAGAATTTTTAGCCAAGCTAAGGTAGTGCAATGCAGAATCTAAGACTGATGTTTTTCCAAAGGTAATAGCGAGATTGTTGTATAAATATGGATTTGATCTGAACCTGCTCAGCCCCTCTCTAAAACTAAACATAGCATCAAAGAACTGTCCGGAATTTAGCAGCTCATATCCCAAATTGACCTGAGCATATGTTGTTGGCTTTTTCTTTAAAGCTTCGCTAAAATAGAATGGAGCTAAGGACTCATCTTTCTGCTCTCTGGCCAGTACTCCCAGACTGTAGTTTGAGCGGTGATTGTTAAAACCATATTGATCGCCCAGTTTGTAATACTGTTGTGCCAAGAAGTCATCATCTTCTATCTGGTACAAATCACCCAGCCCATTGTAATACCCAGCAATCGCCTGATGAAAGGGCAGCATATTGGCATTTAAAAAAAATGCTACTACGGCTATGAGTCCTACAATCTGAACAGTGCCATAAGGAAAGGTGGGAGGTTTATACATAATTTTGTAAACCTGCATATTCTCCATCATAGGGTTAATAAAATTAGCTATGATGTAAAGCATAAATAAACCACCAAAACCAAGCTGGCTATATACAATGGCATCTTCAAAAGCCTCTATCAGAGGGTCGTTTGCCATTGAAAAAGCATAAGCCAGGGTAGAAAAACAAATGATTGCCAGCGAGAGGTAAAGTAATGCCCCCAGGGGCGCAAAGCTCATCATTCCCTGGTATTGGATCTCACGATCTTTAAAATCCCAGATCCCTATGATTGCTACAATAAATAGAATTACAAACGCATTAACATACAGAATATCCCAATCTATATAACCTGCATTGTACGCGTACAAAAAGCCTACATTAACTAGATAAACTAAAGAGATCGTAATGAAATGCCAGAGTGAGTTTTTGTTTCCAACAGTATTGCCACGAGTAATTATCTTAAGGAAAAAACTGATCAGACAATGGCCTAGAATAAAAATAAAGACTACACTTAATATCAGAGGAGTTACCATTCCATAGTTGACGAGAAAGAAAAGAGGACTTTCTACTTCTGAAAACACAAATAATATAATACCTACAATAAGAGTAATTCCACTAAACGTGAGCAGGCGCACCAGTATATCCAGCTCAGGTTTTATTTTGTTAAAGTAGTAAAGCGTGCTAAGGTAGGCTGATAGACAAATGATTAATGCCATTTTATCGGCTTGCCCGAAGAGTAGCAATTGCTCCAACTTAAAACTGATAAGTATAGCCGCAAAGATGAGCGAACCGAAGTAAAACCAGAAGCTTTCTAAAGCAGATATCACTACCAAAATAATAACAAGGCTAAGTGCTACTGCAAAAAGGTGTATTGCGGCACTTACGGGACTGATAGCAATTTCTCCTCCCCGAAAAATTTCTGTGATAAGATAGTTGTCAAACTCATACGAAAAATCAAAAAGGCCTACTCTAAAAGAGGCAGTAGGCACTTTAATTTTTTCAATATTGGAGATTTTCTGCCAGTCTATTACTGTTGATACGCCAGCAAAAAAATGATAAGCAAAATTGAATACAAAAAAAGCAAAGACCACAATCATCCCCCAGTACAAAAATTTCGTCTGAGGGTGCCATGTTTTCCAGAAATACCACCTGTTCATAGGGTCAGGGTGTTTTTTTTATGGTTTGAGTAAAAAGTTAACGATGACCGCTAAGTTGTATTATCGTGGCTTCAGTAAACAAAGAATGTGGCTCAAAAACTTACATGATGCTAAATTATTCTATCACCTTGGGTACTCGAAAATGCTCATTGTCACTTTTGGGTGCCTGAGATAAGCCTCTTTCACGACTGAGCATGTTTTTCACTTCGTCTTCCCTCCAGACGTTCACCTCATGCGACATGCTGGTAAGTGGCTCTACGCCTTCGGTATCAACTTCCTGTAAATGATCTACCCAGTCCAGAATTTCTGTCATACTTTTGATCATATCTTCTTCACCTTCGGGATCAAACTCCAGACGAGCAAGATGAGCCATTTTCTGTACGGTAGTACGGTCAATCTTCATGAAACACTCTTTTTTTCCGCTAAATAAGGATAATATTTTGAAAGTTCCTCTTCTATAATACTAAAAACCCTGTCTCTAAGGGCATCTGCATCTTCTATTTGCATATTACTAGTTTCTATAGGCTCATGAATAATAGCTCTGGGTCGCTGGGGATACATTAGCATTTTGCTATTGCCAGGCTGGATCTTCCAGTTATGAGGATATGTTACTGGTATAATAGGTACCTTTTGTTCAATAGCAAGTTTAAAAGCTCCGTTCCTAAACGAAGCCATTTTTGGTGGCTCCTGTGAACGTATCCCCCCTTCAGGAAACATCACCAGGCTAAGGCCGCTCTGTAACACTTCAGCTCCCTTTTTGAGCACCTGATACCGGCTACGGGGTTTGTTTCTGTCAACGGTGATATGCAGCTTACGAAACATATAACCAAATACAGGCACTTTGGCGAGTGAAATTTTGCCTACAAATACACTCAGCCTAGGAACATAGCCCATCATTACAATATCCAGAAAGGATGTATGGTTACCAACCAGCAAATAATTTTGGCCAGGTTTAAGCTTTGCTCGCCATTCTATTATCGGGGGAATAAAGGATAAGCTTAGAAAAGCCCTCGCCCAAATCTGGTTGAGAAAAAGAGCATACTTATGCCAAGCCTTTCTTAGCATAAATATCATAAAGAAGGGATACAGCAAAAGCAATACACCAGCAAAAATTAACAACCCATAGGTAGAGTATATTCTTATTCCGATCTTTCTCATTTGTTAGAAAAAGAAATTGAAAACAATACTGTAATTAAAAAACGGCAGTAATTTGTGCGATATTCACTCCAAAAACTTCACGAGATATCTGGTCTAATGTTTCTCTCTCGCCAGTAAAGTGCACCGTAGTATGTACATGCCTGATAGAGTCCTGAGCCTGTAATGCAGCAGCCGGAGATGAGCTTTCCAATTCGTAAAAGGGGGCCATTTGTTCACCATCTTCCAGCGGACCATCATTGTAAGCATTGGCGGCATCACCACGGTAAGGATCATCCTGCAACTCCCACATAGAGTTTACATAATCAGGAGTATTTTCTGGTAAGGTGTATTTTACTATTGTAAGCACCTTATTTTCGGCATCATAGCTACCCATTACTTCACGGGCATACTGAGGAGGCACACCAATTTTCCCCCTTTGTTTACCATCTCCCTTAAAGTAAATTATTCCATTTTTAATTTGAAGGCGATCTTCAGGCACTTTTCCAAAATATGCGTCGTTTACAACTTTAGCACTATCCTGAGCCTCTTTGTACGGAATGACAATAGTAGTAGTTGGAGATGGTTTGAACATACCCAGAATCCAGATAGAAAGTAACCCTTTTTCTTTAGTCCAAGCATGCTCTCCACGGTTGATTAACGTATTCTCACTAGAAAAGCCAACACTGGCAATTTTATCGTCCAGTTGACTAAGCCCTAATAGCTCTTCCAGATCGCTTTTTTCCAGGAGACTTATTTTACGCTTTACTTCAAGTTGAAAACGGCTACCGCTATGATTTTCCAACATAAAAGCCTTACTAAAAGTAACTGTATGCTGACTCTGGCTTTGAACCGCAAATGGCTCAGTGTCTAGGGCTGTCGGAGTCTGCCAGTTTTCAAAATTAAAGTCTTCTCCTTGCTTAAAAAATATTGCAAACTGCCCCCCTTCGGGCCCCATCCAGAAACGATCTTCACCCCCATAAGGGTTAATATGTTTTTTCTCTTCTCCGCTGGCAATCAGTTCGTAATTGATCCATCCAAAACTATTACCTTTTTCACCTTCGGCAGTACTGCTCATAACCCTGCCCTGGTACTGGGGAGCAATTATGAGTTGAGCCTGGCCGTCATCGCTTTTTAGCAGCACCAAACTGTCTAGATGGTTCTGTAAAAATTCTAAGTCATAATCAAAAGTGTTCACTATATCTTTAATATCTTGAGGTTCAGCACTGTCTCTATCCTGTGAAGGTTGACACGAAGTAATAGCACATAAACTTAGGCTAGCTACCCATTTTAAATTCATCTTTATTAGTATTTAAATATATCTCTGAGCAATACTCAAAGCCTGCTGACCATAATGCCCACCAAATAAATGATAATGGTTCAGGTAGTGATATAACATATATAAATCATGACGCTCTTTCCATTCAGCAGGTAGCGGATACTCCTCCTGATAGGCATCCCAGACTCTGGAAGTGAAGCCACCAAACATATCCATCATGGCTAAATCAAACTCACGGTCGGCAAAATAACTGGCAGGGTCTATCAGAGCTGGCCCCTTGGCAGTATACATAAAGTTACCAGACCATAAATCTCCATGATTAAGAGAGGCTACAGGCTGGTGACCTATCCACTGCTCCATGTTCTGCATTAGTTGGTTGTATACCTTATGCTCTTTGGTACTTAGACCTCTGCTTTTATCTATGAGTATCAAGAGAAATCCTATGCGTTGATCTCTAAAAAAAGCTAGCCAGTCGGTATGCCAATTATTTTGCTGAGGCGTAGCTCCACAATAGTTATCATGCTCAAAACCGTACTTCTCATGCTGATAACGATGAAGCTGGGCTATACCTCTGCCTAATTCCTCATCTTGCTGCGATGTAGGTGAATTGGAAGGAGGCAAAAAATCTGTGACTAAAATTGCTGGTAGCTGATCTTGTAAAACTGTTTTGAGCCAGACGCTAGGTATTTGTAAGCCTGAACCCGCACTGGCTAATGCTTCCAGGCTTTCTGCCTCACGTAAAAACATATCTCCCGGCCCCTGTTCATTCCATTTAATAAAGAAATCTCCCTGATTTGTACTTGCATGACTCGCATGGTTTATACATCCACCACCTAACATGTTCAGCTGCTGTATACTCACCCGGCTTCCCAGTGTTTTACTCAGTTCTTCCTCTATGTATTCACGTAAGGCTACCTGCATGTTTATCCGCTTACTTTTGAATGTTTTCTTTATATACTTTTTTGATGAGATAATAAAGACCAGCGACTACTACGATAAAAATACCTAAACCAGTATAACTTCCGCCAGGAGGGTTTTCAAAAACTCTGAGGGCGCTCAGGTCAGCCACCACAATACCTATAGCAATAAAAATACCCATCAAGGCCTCTCCGGTTATTAGTCCGGAGGCAAGTAGTAATCCTGAATTAGCCGCAGTTTCAGAAGCTAGTTTATGTTTGTCATCACTTCTATTCTGCTTCTTTAGGTAACGATTTACCAGCCATGCAATCAGTCCACCCACAAAGATAGAAGTATCAAGTTCTAACGGAAGGTAAAGCCCTACTGCTACCGCCAGCACTGGCATTCTAAAGTTTGAGCCTTTGTTTTTAAGGTACTGATCAAATGCAATAATAGCGATGGCGATTACAGCTCCAATACTTACCATATCCCAGGGAAGACCATCTCCGAATATACCAGTGGCAACGCTTTGCATCAAAGTAGCCTGAGGTGCTGCCAGTGCTTCGGGTTGCTCTGGTGTGGGAGTGCCGATACCATAGCCTATCAGCAGATAATTAAGTACCGGGGCTATTGCGAAAGCTCCCGCACCTACCCCTACCATCTGCATAATTTGTTGCTTGTAGGGCGTTGCACCCAATATGTAACCTGCTTTTAAATCCTGCATATTGTCACCAGCAATAGCAGCAGCACAACATACTACAGCTCCAATGAGTATTGCCGCTGCGGCACCTTGTGTAGGTTTATCGGCTCCCAGTAGAAATAACAATAATAAAGATGAAGCCAGTATAGTGGCTATTGTTACACCTGAAATTGGATTATTAGAACTCCCTACCAAACCAGCCATATAGCCCGCTACTGCGGAAAACAGAAAGCCAGCGACAACCATAATTAATGCCATTAGCCCGGTGATGGCTACATCATGAATTTCACGAAGATAGATAGCGAATACGGGTACTATCATCACTCCGATTGAGATGATAACCCATGACATTGGGGTGTCCATATCGGTACGAAGCTGATCCTTGAAATTGGAACTTCCCTGACGAAAGGCAGCTATACCAGATTTGAATGCCGTTCCTAAAGAATCTTTCAAACTGATAAGAGCCCATAAGCCTCCTACTACCATACCTCCTACTCCCAGATAACGTATCTGGCTACTCCATACCCTTATACCCATCTCTTCAGGATTACCAGCGCCCTCTGGCGGACCTAGCAAAGCGATATAAGCAGGAATGGCGATATACCAACTAATAGCTCCTCCCAGAAATACCAAAAATGCGATATTAAGTCCTACAATATAACCTACCGCTACCAGTGCTGGTGAAAGATTCAGGCCAAAATACAGATAGATACGATTGTTGAAAAGTGCGGCTTTTTCAAAGAGTCCATTCCATAAATTAAGGGCTGATTCACTTAGCTTAAATAATCCGCCAACAAGTCCTCCCCATATCAGATATTTTACCGACTTACCTCCACTTTCTCCGGTTTTAAGCACCTCAGAGGTGGCCACCCCTTCTGGAAACTTCAGGTTTTCTTTTACAATAAGTGCCTGCCTTAAGGGGATGGTAAATAATATACCTAATACTCCGCCAGTAAGTGCAATAAGTGTGGTTTCCCAATAGTTAAACTCTTCCCAATAGCCCATAATTACAAGGGCAGGGATTGTAAAAATAACCCCGGCCGCCAGAGATTCACCAGCAGATGCTGCCGTCTGTACCAAGTTGTTTTCCAGTATGTTTGAGTTTTTGAAAAGCCTGAGCAGCGCCATAGAAATTACTGCGGCAGGAATGGAAGCAGATACCGTAAGTCCGGCAAAGAGCCCAAAATATGCATTAGCCGCTGAAAGTATTACCGATAAGCCGGCGCCTAACAATACGGCTTTTAGCGTGAGTTCGGGTATTTTTTTATCTGCACTTATATAGGGTTTATTCTCCTCCGATGAAGAGGACTCAGTAGGCTTGGTTTCGTTCATATTTTGTGTAGTTGGTTAGCGTCTAAACAAACATACCAAGCTTTATGAAAAAACACAGCTTCCTACAGATTTTTATGGAAGAGAATACGTATCTCAGGCTTTTTCTTTCACCTTCTGCATTAGCTTCTGTACTTTATCATTAGTATCGCTATCGTTATTTTCTGATGGATAGCCCAATAGATAGCCGTAGGGTTTGAGAGGTTCTACCACGTCAAAAACTACTTTTAAGGCAGCGGTTATAGGAATAGCCATAATCATTCCGATAGCGCCCCATACCATTCCACCTACATACAAAGCCAGTATTACTGC
This window of the Porifericola rhodea genome carries:
- a CDS encoding cob(I)yrinic acid a,c-diamide adenosyltransferase gives rise to the protein MKIYTKSGDQGDTSLIGGQRVPKSHDKVEAYGTVDELNSFIGILRDMPSNQKRQNIFQHIQENLFVIGSLLAADVNNKPSYLPELQESDVLQLEQQIDEMDAKLPAMKNFILPGGHPDVSQCHLARAVCRRAERAVVSLQTQEQIDPAIIKYLNRLSDYLFVLARYIGQELGVEEIPWKPRSK
- the gatC gene encoding Asp-tRNA(Asn)/Glu-tRNA(Gln) amidotransferase subunit GatC, translated to MKIDRTTVQKMAHLARLEFDPEGEEDMIKSMTEILDWVDHLQEVDTEGVEPLTSMSHEVNVWREDEVKNMLSRERGLSQAPKSDNEHFRVPKVIE
- a CDS encoding lysophospholipid acyltransferase family protein, which produces MRKIGIRIYSTYGLLIFAGVLLLLYPFFMIFMLRKAWHKYALFLNQIWARAFLSLSFIPPIIEWRAKLKPGQNYLLVGNHTSFLDIVMMGYVPRLSVFVGKISLAKVPVFGYMFRKLHITVDRNKPRSRYQVLKKGAEVLQSGLSLVMFPEGGIRSQEPPKMASFRNGAFKLAIEQKVPIIPVTYPHNWKIQPGNSKMLMYPQRPRAIIHEPIETSNMQIEDADALRDRVFSIIEEELSKYYPYLAEKKSVS
- a CDS encoding DUF6786 family protein — translated: MNLKWVASLSLCAITSCQPSQDRDSAEPQDIKDIVNTFDYDLEFLQNHLDSLVLLKSDDGQAQLIIAPQYQGRVMSSTAEGEKGNSFGWINYELIASGEEKKHINPYGGEDRFWMGPEGGQFAIFFKQGEDFNFENWQTPTALDTEPFAVQSQSQHTVTFSKAFMLENHSGSRFQLEVKRKISLLEKSDLEELLGLSQLDDKIASVGFSSENTLINRGEHAWTKEKGLLSIWILGMFKPSPTTTIVIPYKEAQDSAKVVNDAYFGKVPEDRLQIKNGIIYFKGDGKQRGKIGVPPQYAREVMGSYDAENKVLTIVKYTLPENTPDYVNSMWELQDDPYRGDAANAYNDGPLEDGEQMAPFYELESSSPAAALQAQDSIRHVHTTVHFTGERETLDQISREVFGVNIAQITAVF
- a CDS encoding fructosamine kinase family protein, producing the protein MQVALREYIEEELSKTLGSRVSIQQLNMLGGGCINHASHASTNQGDFFIKWNEQGPGDMFLREAESLEALASAGSGLQIPSVWLKTVLQDQLPAILVTDFLPPSNSPTSQQDEELGRGIAQLHRYQHEKYGFEHDNYCGATPQQNNWHTDWLAFFRDQRIGFLLILIDKSRGLSTKEHKVYNQLMQNMEQWIGHQPVASLNHGDLWSGNFMYTAKGPALIDPASYFADREFDLAMMDMFGGFTSRVWDAYQEEYPLPAEWKERHDLYMLYHYLNHYHLFGGHYGQQALSIAQRYI
- a CDS encoding OPT family oligopeptide transporter; its protein translation is MNETKPTESSSSEENKPYISADKKIPELTLKAVLLGAGLSVILSAANAYFGLFAGLTVSASIPAAVISMALLRLFKNSNILENNLVQTAASAGESLAAGVIFTIPALVIMGYWEEFNYWETTLIALTGGVLGILFTIPLRQALIVKENLKFPEGVATSEVLKTGESGGKSVKYLIWGGLVGGLFKLSESALNLWNGLFEKAALFNNRIYLYFGLNLSPALVAVGYIVGLNIAFLVFLGGAISWYIAIPAYIALLGPPEGAGNPEEMGIRVWSSQIRYLGVGGMVVGGLWALISLKDSLGTAFKSGIAAFRQGSSNFKDQLRTDMDTPMSWVIISIGVMIVPVFAIYLREIHDVAITGLMALIMVVAGFLFSAVAGYMAGLVGSSNNPISGVTIATILASSLLLLFLLGADKPTQGAAAAILIGAVVCCAAAIAGDNMQDLKAGYILGATPYKQQIMQMVGVGAGAFAIAPVLNYLLIGYGIGTPTPEQPEALAAPQATLMQSVATGIFGDGLPWDMVSIGAVIAIAIIAFDQYLKNKGSNFRMPVLAVAVGLYLPLELDTSIFVGGLIAWLVNRYLKKQNRSDDKHKLASETAANSGLLLASGLITGEALMGIFIAIGIVVADLSALRVFENPPGGSYTGLGIFIVVVAGLYYLIKKVYKENIQK